The Sulfurospirillum halorespirans DSM 13726 genome has a window encoding:
- a CDS encoding MinD/ParA family protein has product METQANKLQELVGAASAKEHSHTKYIAITSGKGGVGKSTVSANMANILANNGYKVGLFDADIGLANLDVILNVRIDKNILHVLKGECTLADVIVPIKKNLLLIPGESGDEILKYSEQFLFERFLEETKVLNDLDFMIIDTGAGIGGHIQLFLEAADEVIVVTVPDPAAITDAYATIKITSKTQSSIHVILNMTKSEKEAQLIFDKINKVAMANIGNGLKLNLIGKLPEDKLISKSIKQRTLFTNDAPNSLASLDMKRIVNNLVYKLERKVLKSDTNKSFGSFFKRIIEQF; this is encoded by the coding sequence ATGGAAACGCAGGCAAATAAGCTCCAAGAACTGGTCGGCGCAGCTTCTGCCAAAGAGCATAGCCATACGAAATATATCGCCATTACCAGTGGTAAAGGCGGTGTGGGTAAAAGTACGGTCAGTGCCAATATGGCAAATATTCTCGCGAATAATGGCTACAAAGTAGGGCTCTTTGATGCTGATATTGGACTCGCAAACCTTGATGTCATTCTTAATGTTCGGATTGATAAAAATATTTTACATGTACTTAAAGGCGAGTGTACCCTTGCAGATGTGATTGTCCCTATTAAAAAGAATTTGTTGCTCATTCCAGGTGAAAGCGGTGATGAGATCTTAAAATACTCTGAGCAGTTTTTGTTTGAACGCTTTTTAGAAGAGACCAAAGTGCTCAACGATCTTGATTTTATGATCATCGATACAGGAGCGGGAATTGGCGGACATATTCAGCTCTTTTTAGAAGCCGCCGATGAGGTCATCGTAGTTACTGTGCCTGATCCTGCAGCGATTACCGATGCGTACGCAACGATTAAGATCACCAGTAAAACGCAATCTAGCATTCATGTTATTTTAAATATGACCAAAAGTGAGAAAGAGGCGCAACTGATTTTTGATAAGATCAATAAAGTCGCTATGGCCAATATTGGCAATGGTTTGAAGCTCAATTTAATTGGCAAATTGCCTGAGGATAAACTCATCTCAAAAAGCATCAAACAGCGCACACTCTTTACCAATGATGCGCCTAATTCTTTAGCATCTTTGGATATGAAACGCATCGTCAACAATTTAGTCTACAAATTGGAACGAAAAGTGCTTAAAAGTGATACGAATAAGAGCTTCGGAAGCTTCTTTAAGCGTATTATTGAGCAATTTTAG